In Myxococcales bacterium, a single window of DNA contains:
- a CDS encoding CapA family protein gives MKKAKGTGGRGRASKSRSTRRLTLVAGGDTEWQSAVDAPEILLDFGDTYDGGWPPLPLVNGTRAVASLALDPLRRPLPEESHASDSVNHSLSFPNERAMVRYPLRKLAPIFRAADLGFLNLEMPLSREAGRRGAFRGSPLFAEALRWAGVHVVSLANNHMLDAGEVGLTDTQLALQASNIGTVGGGDDLGQARRPFVTTRNGIAVGLLAYNQIIGAGGTGIFATRGRSGVAPLDPSIIQEDIRKLRKRVDVVCVSCHWGEENTFEVHPAARRLGHQILDAGADVILGHHSHLAQGVEVRGGKVIFYSLGNLAFGHSHDYWDDNTLARIELGARGVNAVELLPIAGRRNEVTQPHLLPGKRATAALERLQARSRELDTEVTIEDGIGHLRLR, from the coding sequence ATGAAGAAGGCGAAGGGGACGGGGGGGCGCGGGCGGGCCTCTAAGAGCCGATCGACGCGGCGATTGACCCTTGTGGCGGGAGGCGACACCGAGTGGCAGAGCGCGGTGGACGCGCCCGAGATCCTCCTCGATTTTGGAGACACGTACGATGGCGGCTGGCCCCCACTGCCGCTCGTGAACGGTACGCGAGCGGTGGCGTCGCTCGCGTTGGATCCCCTGCGTCGACCGCTGCCCGAAGAATCGCACGCATCCGACTCCGTCAACCACTCGCTGTCGTTCCCCAACGAGCGTGCGATGGTTCGCTACCCGCTGCGGAAGCTCGCGCCGATTTTTCGTGCTGCAGACCTCGGCTTCCTCAACCTGGAGATGCCGCTCTCGCGGGAGGCGGGCCGGCGCGGGGCGTTTCGCGGGAGCCCTCTCTTCGCCGAGGCGTTGCGATGGGCGGGCGTTCACGTGGTGTCGCTCGCCAACAATCACATGCTCGACGCCGGAGAGGTCGGATTGACCGACACCCAGCTGGCGTTGCAAGCATCCAACATCGGAACGGTTGGCGGTGGCGACGACTTGGGCCAGGCCAGGCGCCCATTCGTCACGACACGAAACGGCATAGCGGTCGGTCTTTTGGCCTACAACCAAATTATCGGTGCGGGCGGCACCGGCATCTTCGCCACCAGGGGGCGCTCCGGTGTCGCCCCGCTCGACCCGTCGATCATTCAGGAAGACATTCGGAAGCTGCGTAAGCGCGTCGATGTCGTGTGTGTCTCGTGCCACTGGGGCGAAGAGAATACGTTCGAGGTTCACCCCGCTGCGCGGCGTCTCGGGCACCAGATCCTCGATGCTGGCGCCGACGTCATCCTCGGTCATCACTCCCATCTCGCGCAAGGTGTCGAGGTCCGCGGAGGGAAGGTGATTTTCTATTCGCTCGGCAATCTCGCGTTCGGCCACAGCCACGACTACTGGGACGACAACACCCTCGCACGAATCGAGCTCGGGGCCAGGGGAGTGAATGCGGTCGAGCTCTTGCCAATCGCTGGCCGCCGCAATGAAGTGACCCAGCCGCACCTCCTTCCTGGGAAGCGCGCGACGGCCGCTCTGGAACGCTTACAGGCCAGGAGCCGGGAACTCGATACTGAAGTCACTATCGAGGATGGCATCGGCCACCTTCGTCTTCGATAA
- a CDS encoding UDP-N-acetylmuramoyl-L-alanyl-D-glutamate--2,6-diaminopimelate ligase — MTARRSRPRRTPQSPTPASIAAEATAHRWAKENGFPSKRLKVVGVTGTNGKTTTTFLLDAMFRAAGFVTGLIGTVEYRVAEHTFAANYTTPPSDRYQALLAVMERAGVSHVSSEVSSHALTERRVDGTEYDAAIFTNLTRDHIDFHGTMAAYGAAKRRLFEDLLANSAKKRPKAIVNVDDDFGAALVGSLPPRIGTVSFSVKPSSKADVAPVRVTETRSGFRGILRTPSGTIELASPLIGLHNLSNLLGAVAAAQALDVANDAIALALQGSRGAPGRLERVPNDLAVEAFVDYAHSPDALTRVLETCRRLAAPKSGRVIVIFGCGGDRDRGKRPMMGAAAAKLADHVLLTSDNPRNEAPEEISTDILKGIPDEAKKERVVVVLDRGAAIRRAVQDAQSNDIILVAGKGHEAYQATRAGLHFFDDRQELALAFAARRPTADKTADNDRARAVRFPPLPKFRATLREVQSRLGARSFGGSLVDAPITGIAFHPDDVNRGSLFVLHPSCRLERQLDLVARVAQRGAVGILASSAYASFLGYLRVPIPLPLLIVDDLPAALRDLGSSPRSHRSATGRFWMPEPVPAEPSDSQIARASTEPAMLTPPLRDRKSRLEWGPNRYSEHPVMRVELERSATSWSTEDATRIHAWLQPIEPSARVASACGFVALVAAALVAVALDAPSRAIVRPDEPDVAVFEVPLHTVGRCAFLHAAALLSELLSGREPRWTDALAHARAWPTDVDRRVVEMLQWARANSVPVRPKEPPVSWTVGQGARATTFSAADSEKDEALTRLADMFARKQVGVVPVIVVAGGHGKTACCRVLLAALARFKADAAYVGEVCGPDGAGGTPGPDPRAKMLIVEAPAFGASSAPVPYHPHATIILNTAAPPEDGGVSKGRARYRHYLELAKRTRPGGLLVLNVNDAMCRRLAGASELEHLRLVPFSPSGKKALGLVPLVARADGQVLARVHGSLRPQFSIAPFGTVGGLPGVFVAPLLAAFATLLAIGDKPLATVVRVLSRFQANVANAPGCFNLHRIRSARVLVHRANGIAEHRRLWGEIPDLCRRLGIDRVHAVVGASRRAGSEAATFALYQSECASVVGAMSAAVGVEAVAPVPYVLAKLSTLGPRELLVVAMNDVTELNDVLQRVPHR, encoded by the coding sequence GTGACGGCACGCAGATCGCGCCCGCGCAGAACGCCCCAGTCACCCACGCCGGCGTCGATCGCCGCTGAGGCGACGGCGCATCGGTGGGCGAAGGAAAACGGGTTTCCTTCGAAGCGGCTCAAGGTCGTCGGCGTGACGGGGACGAACGGAAAGACCACAACGACATTTCTGCTCGACGCGATGTTTCGCGCGGCAGGGTTCGTAACGGGACTCATCGGTACGGTCGAATACCGCGTCGCCGAGCACACCTTCGCGGCCAACTACACAACGCCGCCATCGGATCGCTACCAAGCGCTCCTCGCCGTGATGGAACGGGCTGGTGTCTCGCACGTCTCGAGTGAAGTCTCTTCGCACGCGCTCACCGAGCGTCGCGTGGACGGCACCGAGTACGATGCTGCGATCTTCACTAACCTCACGCGGGACCACATCGACTTTCACGGCACAATGGCCGCGTACGGTGCGGCCAAGCGTCGTCTCTTCGAGGACCTACTCGCCAACAGCGCCAAGAAGCGGCCCAAAGCCATCGTGAACGTCGACGACGACTTCGGTGCGGCATTGGTTGGCTCGTTGCCCCCCCGCATCGGAACCGTCTCGTTCTCCGTGAAGCCTTCTTCGAAGGCGGACGTCGCGCCGGTGCGCGTCACGGAGACACGCAGCGGGTTCCGCGGAATTCTCCGCACGCCGAGCGGAACGATTGAGCTCGCGTCGCCGCTCATTGGCCTCCACAATCTCTCGAACCTGTTGGGGGCGGTGGCGGCCGCTCAGGCGCTGGACGTGGCCAACGACGCCATTGCGCTCGCGCTCCAAGGTTCGCGTGGGGCTCCCGGTCGACTCGAGCGAGTGCCGAACGATCTCGCTGTAGAAGCCTTTGTCGACTACGCCCACTCGCCCGATGCCCTAACGCGCGTGCTCGAGACTTGCCGTCGCCTCGCCGCACCGAAGAGTGGCCGGGTCATCGTCATCTTCGGATGCGGAGGTGACCGCGATCGTGGCAAACGCCCGATGATGGGGGCTGCCGCGGCGAAGCTCGCCGACCACGTGCTGCTCACGTCAGACAATCCCCGCAACGAAGCGCCTGAAGAAATCAGCACCGACATCCTGAAGGGCATTCCCGATGAGGCAAAGAAGGAGCGGGTCGTGGTCGTCCTGGACCGAGGTGCCGCGATTCGTCGCGCCGTGCAGGATGCGCAGTCCAACGACATCATCCTAGTCGCGGGCAAGGGCCACGAGGCCTACCAAGCCACCCGGGCGGGGCTTCACTTCTTCGACGACCGACAAGAGCTCGCGCTCGCGTTCGCCGCGCGAAGGCCCACTGCCGACAAGACTGCCGACAACGACCGCGCTCGCGCTGTCCGCTTCCCACCACTCCCGAAGTTTCGGGCGACCCTCCGGGAGGTCCAGTCGCGGTTGGGGGCACGGAGCTTCGGCGGCTCGCTGGTCGACGCACCCATCACCGGCATCGCTTTCCATCCCGACGACGTGAATCGTGGGTCGCTCTTCGTCCTCCACCCGAGCTGTCGTCTGGAGCGCCAGCTCGACCTCGTCGCGCGCGTGGCGCAGCGGGGCGCGGTGGGGATTTTGGCGTCGAGTGCGTATGCGTCGTTCCTGGGTTACCTCCGCGTACCGATCCCGCTGCCGCTCCTCATCGTCGACGATCTCCCGGCCGCGCTCCGGGATTTGGGCTCCTCTCCCCGGTCGCATCGCTCCGCGACCGGCCGTTTTTGGATGCCGGAGCCCGTGCCTGCGGAGCCTTCAGATTCGCAGATCGCGCGTGCCTCCACCGAACCCGCGATGTTGACCCCACCGCTCCGCGATCGGAAGTCGCGCCTCGAGTGGGGCCCCAATCGATACAGCGAACATCCAGTCATGCGTGTAGAGCTCGAGCGATCGGCCACCTCGTGGTCGACCGAAGATGCGACGCGCATCCACGCGTGGCTTCAGCCGATCGAACCTTCTGCGAGGGTGGCTTCGGCATGTGGCTTCGTCGCCTTGGTCGCGGCGGCGCTGGTCGCAGTGGCGCTCGATGCCCCCTCGCGCGCGATCGTGCGGCCTGACGAGCCCGATGTGGCAGTCTTTGAGGTGCCGCTCCATACCGTCGGCCGGTGCGCGTTTCTGCACGCGGCCGCGCTCCTCTCAGAATTGCTGAGCGGTCGCGAACCTCGATGGACCGACGCGCTGGCTCACGCGCGCGCTTGGCCAACGGATGTCGACCGTCGTGTCGTCGAGATGTTGCAATGGGCGCGGGCGAACAGCGTCCCTGTCCGTCCAAAAGAGCCACCCGTGTCGTGGACCGTCGGGCAGGGGGCGCGCGCGACGACGTTCTCGGCGGCGGATTCGGAGAAGGACGAGGCGCTGACTCGGCTCGCCGACATGTTCGCGCGCAAGCAGGTCGGCGTCGTTCCCGTCATCGTCGTTGCCGGTGGCCATGGGAAGACCGCGTGTTGCCGCGTCCTTCTTGCGGCGCTCGCCCGCTTCAAGGCCGACGCCGCGTATGTCGGAGAAGTCTGCGGGCCCGACGGTGCGGGAGGGACGCCGGGGCCCGATCCGCGCGCAAAGATGTTGATCGTCGAAGCACCAGCCTTCGGGGCGTCGTCGGCCCCTGTGCCTTATCATCCGCACGCCACCATCATCTTGAATACAGCTGCACCGCCCGAGGACGGCGGCGTCTCAAAGGGGCGGGCGCGCTATCGCCACTACCTCGAGCTCGCGAAACGAACACGTCCCGGTGGCCTCTTGGTCCTCAACGTCAACGATGCAATGTGCCGTCGCCTGGCAGGCGCGAGCGAGCTCGAGCACCTGCGACTGGTGCCGTTCTCTCCGTCCGGCAAGAAGGCTCTGGGCCTCGTTCCCCTCGTGGCGCGTGCAGACGGACAAGTGCTCGCGCGCGTCCACGGCAGCTTGCGGCCTCAATTTTCGATCGCGCCCTTCGGTACGGTGGGCGGGCTCCCCGGCGTGTTCGTTGCGCCTCTTCTGGCGGCCTTCGCGACCTTGCTGGCGATCGGCGACAAGCCGCTCGCAACGGTGGTGCGAGTGTTGTCGCGCTTTCAAGCCAACGTTGCGAATGCGCCCGGTTGCTTCAACCTTCATCGCATTCGCAGCGCGCGTGTGCTGGTGCATCGAGCCAATGGAATCGCTGAACATCGCCGCCTGTGGGGAGAGATTCCTGACCTGTGCCGACGGTTGGGGATCGATCGGGTGCATGCGGTCGTTGGCGCCAGTCGTAGAGCCGGCAGCGAGGCGGCGACCTTCGCCCTCTATCAGAGTGAGTGTGCCTCGGTTGTCGGTGCGATGTCGGCCGCCGTTGGGGTGGAGGCCGTTGCTCCGGTCCCCTACGTGCTCGCGAAGCTCAGTACGCTCGGCCCGCGCGAGCTTCTTGTCGTCGCGATGAATGACGTCACGGAGTTGAACGACGTACTGCAACGGGTGCCGCACCGATGA
- the tadA gene encoding Flp pilus assembly complex ATPase component TadA, which produces MFAITISEKGGAERREGFDKPEINIGRVQGNDLMLPKGNVSKHHARLLFRDGRFIVTDLKSTNGTYVNGRKIAQATIVREGDKIYIGDFVLRIESAAAAPAPAPAPQQPEAPTPGGAFQPGPYDGDELETAARENRNSAPRPPAQPVPSVRPPPIPPQPAAVAAPPPMAPMPAPAGSGRTGANPPISVPGRSGPPPIVAPAPVPVPVPAPIERPAPVQVTAAMPQTPMQQAPMPQPAMQQAPMQQPMQAGGIPTPMQMAPPMQAAMPAPMPTPSPAMPPAAAAPQPAAGVPGPRNTPSRVPPRESPQAAARRLALLTLVDRVADATDLSALGQSARVDDAVAQRIERTVRDQAGAMRSEGEVPEGIDVEQLVRDASRELIGLGPVGSLLDDDDVTEIHCIRHDHVFLSRGGVLQPAEVSFTSEEALGRVIARLAHQSGEPLRAGETTAERRVGRAHMVAMLPPASSGHALLIRKRRRQDSSLEEFVRLGAASRAMATFLENCIAARANILVCGPHRASLSASLSALAMASGGGERVVFVQDVEDCNVPHAYTLSVALADGGARGEAAVRSAARLLPERLFVSPMAGPVAVATLDVIAEGAEGVIAAAVAPSLRHALARLVAQMASARPGGVEAAREAVGESFDVAVELVTLPDGRSRVVRVAELTGSDAKGVVARDVFTSTEDGSFAATGVVPRAVADFASRGVKVDPNLFKRAVGR; this is translated from the coding sequence ATGTTCGCCATCACCATCAGCGAGAAGGGCGGCGCCGAGCGCCGCGAAGGCTTCGACAAGCCGGAGATCAACATTGGGCGCGTGCAGGGCAACGACCTCATGCTGCCCAAGGGGAATGTCTCCAAGCACCATGCTCGGCTGCTCTTTCGAGACGGACGTTTCATCGTCACCGATCTCAAGAGCACCAATGGCACGTACGTCAACGGGCGGAAGATCGCGCAAGCGACCATCGTTCGCGAAGGCGACAAGATCTACATCGGCGACTTCGTGCTTCGCATCGAGTCGGCTGCGGCGGCCCCCGCGCCGGCGCCCGCGCCTCAACAGCCGGAAGCGCCGACGCCCGGCGGTGCTTTCCAGCCGGGCCCCTACGATGGCGATGAGCTAGAGACCGCGGCGCGAGAGAACCGAAACAGCGCGCCGCGCCCTCCGGCCCAGCCGGTGCCCTCGGTTCGTCCGCCGCCGATTCCGCCTCAACCCGCCGCCGTTGCGGCGCCGCCTCCCATGGCGCCGATGCCCGCGCCCGCGGGGAGCGGGCGCACGGGAGCGAATCCCCCGATCTCCGTTCCCGGCCGCTCCGGGCCGCCGCCCATCGTTGCGCCCGCGCCGGTGCCTGTGCCCGTCCCCGCGCCCATCGAGCGTCCCGCTCCGGTCCAGGTGACGGCGGCGATGCCGCAGACGCCGATGCAGCAGGCCCCGATGCCGCAGCCCGCGATGCAGCAGGCCCCGATGCAACAGCCTATGCAGGCGGGCGGTATCCCCACCCCCATGCAAATGGCTCCGCCGATGCAGGCGGCGATGCCCGCGCCCATGCCGACCCCATCGCCCGCGATGCCGCCAGCGGCCGCGGCGCCTCAGCCGGCCGCCGGTGTGCCGGGGCCGCGCAACACGCCCTCGCGAGTCCCGCCGCGCGAGAGTCCGCAAGCTGCGGCGCGCCGCCTCGCGTTGCTCACGTTGGTCGATCGCGTCGCCGACGCGACCGATCTCTCCGCGCTCGGTCAGAGCGCGCGCGTCGACGACGCCGTCGCGCAGCGCATCGAGCGCACCGTGCGCGACCAAGCGGGCGCGATGCGAAGCGAAGGCGAGGTGCCCGAGGGCATCGACGTCGAGCAGCTCGTGCGCGACGCGTCGCGTGAGCTCATCGGCCTCGGGCCCGTCGGTTCGTTGCTCGACGACGACGACGTCACCGAGATCCACTGCATCCGTCACGACCACGTCTTCCTCTCGCGCGGCGGCGTCTTGCAACCGGCTGAGGTCTCGTTCACCAGCGAAGAAGCCCTCGGCCGTGTCATCGCGCGGCTGGCCCACCAGTCGGGCGAGCCACTTCGCGCCGGCGAGACCACCGCCGAGCGCCGCGTGGGTCGGGCGCATATGGTGGCCATGTTGCCGCCCGCTTCGTCGGGGCATGCGCTGCTCATCCGCAAGCGTCGACGTCAGGACTCGTCGCTCGAAGAGTTCGTGCGTCTCGGCGCCGCGTCGCGCGCCATGGCCACGTTCCTCGAGAACTGCATCGCCGCGCGCGCCAACATCCTCGTGTGCGGACCGCACCGCGCGTCGCTCTCGGCCTCGCTCTCGGCGTTGGCCATGGCCAGCGGCGGAGGCGAACGCGTCGTGTTCGTGCAAGACGTGGAGGACTGCAACGTCCCGCACGCGTACACGCTCTCCGTCGCGCTCGCCGACGGCGGTGCGCGGGGCGAAGCCGCCGTGCGTTCCGCGGCGCGCCTCCTTCCCGAGCGCCTGTTCGTCTCGCCCATGGCCGGCCCTGTCGCCGTGGCGACCCTCGACGTGATTGCCGAGGGCGCCGAGGGCGTTATCGCGGCGGCCGTCGCTCCCTCATTGAGGCACGCGCTCGCACGACTCGTCGCGCAGATGGCGTCGGCACGACCTGGCGGCGTGGAAGCGGCGCGCGAGGCCGTGGGCGAAAGCTTCGACGTTGCCGTCGAGTTGGTCACGCTGCCCGATGGTCGCTCGCGTGTCGTCCGCGTGGCTGAGCTCACCGGCAGCGACGCGAAGGGCGTCGTCGCGCGCGACGTCTTCACATCGACGGAGGATGGCTCGTTCGCCGCCACGGGTGTCGTGCCGCGAGCGGTCGCGGACTTCGCTTCGCGCGGCGTGAAGGTGGATCCGAACCTCTTCAAGCGCGCCGTCGGGCGGTAG
- a CDS encoding peptidylprolyl isomerase yields MYMPGKGALVATLKTSEGDLKCKLLDGKAPNTVANFIGLATGKRNWKDPSGQWVQKPAYDGTTFHRIIKGFMIQGGDARGNGSGEPGYVIADEIWDGAKHDRAGLLCMANRGKNTNGAQFFITDDAAPHLDGGYTIFGECTPVETVHKIASVEVRGEKPSKTVKIETVKISRDKS; encoded by the coding sequence ATGTATATGCCCGGCAAGGGGGCCCTCGTCGCGACGCTGAAGACGTCGGAAGGCGACCTGAAGTGCAAGCTGCTCGACGGCAAGGCACCGAACACGGTGGCCAACTTCATCGGCCTCGCGACCGGCAAGCGCAACTGGAAGGATCCCAGCGGCCAGTGGGTGCAGAAGCCCGCCTACGACGGGACGACCTTTCACCGCATCATCAAGGGCTTCATGATCCAAGGCGGCGACGCTCGCGGCAACGGCAGCGGCGAGCCGGGGTATGTCATCGCGGACGAGATCTGGGACGGCGCGAAGCACGATCGCGCGGGCCTCCTCTGCATGGCCAACCGCGGAAAGAACACCAACGGCGCGCAGTTCTTCATCACCGACGACGCGGCGCCTCACTTGGACGGTGGCTACACGATCTTCGGCGAATGCACCCCCGTCGAGACCGTGCACAAGATCGCCAGCGTCGAGGTTCGCGGCGAGAAGCCTTCCAAGACGGTCAAGATCGAGACCGTGAAGATCAGCCGCGACAAATCGTAG
- a CDS encoding DUF192 domain-containing protein — protein MAKPAASGLCPPDPAATAKVPLEFRSTKLELPEASGQKTLTVEVAERPEQTAHGLMYRKNLAGDRGMLFDLKSRKVQAFWMRNTCIPLDMMFIDDDGLIVGILEQVPVLNEEERSVGCPSRYVLEVQAGFSRKNGVRPGQRVKLPN, from the coding sequence GTGGCAAAGCCCGCCGCGAGTGGTCTGTGCCCGCCCGATCCGGCGGCCACGGCGAAGGTGCCCCTCGAGTTTCGCTCGACCAAGCTCGAGCTCCCGGAGGCCTCGGGGCAGAAGACGCTCACGGTGGAGGTCGCGGAGCGCCCCGAGCAGACGGCCCACGGCCTCATGTATCGAAAGAACCTCGCCGGTGATCGGGGGATGCTCTTCGACCTCAAGTCGCGCAAGGTCCAAGCCTTTTGGATGCGAAATACATGCATCCCGCTCGACATGATGTTCATCGACGACGACGGCCTCATCGTCGGGATCCTCGAGCAGGTCCCCGTGCTGAACGAAGAGGAGCGAAGCGTGGGCTGTCCCTCGCGCTACGTGCTCGAGGTGCAGGCGGGATTCTCTCGGAAGAACGGCGTGAGGCCGGGCCAGCGGGTCAAGCTGCCGAACTGA